AAATTCTACGATCTGAACAAGAATCCGATCGTATCGCCCTATACGGGCAAGAGCTGGCCGCTCTCTTATTTCGAAGAAACCTCCGCAGCCTCCATCATGGAGAAGGCTGAAGAAGAGGAAGTGGCAGAAGTCGATGCCGAAAACACGGAAGTCGAACTCGTCTCCCTCGAAGACGCTGACGACAACGGCGGCGGCGACGATCTTCCGGATATGGGCGATGACGACGTCGAACTCGACGACGATGATGACGATACCTTCCTCGAAGCCGACGAAGACGATGACGATGACGACATGAGCGGCATCATCGGCGTTACCGGCGATGAGGACGAAGTCTGATTTTTCAGACACCTGGACCCGGAAATGCAAAAACTTTCCGGGTCCGCGATTTTTCGGCTTGCCATCTCCGAAAACCGGAAGTAATAAGCCGCCACCCGCCGGACAGCATGTCCGTCAGGTTCCCGGAACCGGCACTGCCGGACCCATGGTTTGGGGCTATAGCTCAGCTGGGAGAGCGCTTGCATGGCATGCAAGAGGTCAGCGGTTCGATCCCGCTTAGCTCCACCAAATCTTCCTTGATAGCCAGCTATCATTTTTCGTGCGAACAGTGGCGTCGGTCTCGATAGCGATTTGCTTCACCCTGTTTTCCGCTCTTGCCACGCCTTAAGGGTTCCCACACGCAATTGCGCTAGAGAATCCCTCAAAGGGGCATTGCATCCAGCGGGTGGGGCAGAAGCATGAGTTTTACGGAAACGACACGGACATCCTGGTTCGCGCGTTTGAAGAACGCGCTGATCGGTTTTCTCATCGGCATCGTCCTTGTGATCGGGTCGATCTGGGCGCTGGTCTGGAATGAGGGCAGGTCGATCAAGACCTATCGCGCGCTCGGCGAGGGTGCGAGTATCGTCGTTTCGGTGAGCGCCGATGCAATTGCGCCCTCGAACGAAGGCAGGCTTGTTCATGTCTCGGGCAAGGTAAAGGCCGGCGGCGTGCCTTCGGACGAGGAGTTCGGCGTTGCTGCCGACGGAGCGTTGGCGATCCGCCGTGAAGTCGAGATGTATCAATGGGTCGAGTCGAGCGAATCGACCACGGAAAAGAAGCTGGGCGGCAGCGAAGAAACCGTCACCACCTACAAATATGCTAGGGAATGGCGGCAGGGGCGCGAAAATTCGGCCGACTTCCGTCAGCCGGAAGGGCACGAGAATCCGCAATTGATCGTCGAAAGCGAGAACTTCACCGTCGATACCGCGACTGTGGGCGCATTCTCCGTGACGGGCGAGAATATCGCCTATCTCGGCGCCGAAAACGATCTGAAGGTCACGGAAGAAGAAGCCCGAGCGGCAGCCGACGCGTTGTCACGGTCGGTGCATGTCGACCGCGGCGGCCTCTATGTCGGAGCGAATGTTTCGGCGCCTGCGATCGGTGACATTCGCATACGCTATACCCGTGCCGATCTTGACGAAGCCAGCCTCGTCGCGGTGCAGGAAGGCAGTTCGCTGAAGCCTTACACGACGACCAACGGCCGCGAGATTTTCCTGACGGCTTCGGGCAACGTCGATGCGACGCAGATGTTTGCCGATGCCGAGGCGGAAAACTCGCTGGTCACCTGGCTGGTGCGTGCCGGTGGTATGATCGGTCTGTTTATCGGCTTTTCGCTGATCTTCTCGATCCTCGGCGTCATTGCCGATGTCGTCCCGTTCTTCGGCTCGCTGGTGGGCTTCGGCACCGGGCTGGTGGCTCTGGTGCTGACGGTGCTGATCGGTCCGCTGGTGATCGCGATCGGCTGGTTCGCCTATCGCCCGCTCCTGTCGCTGGGCTTGCTGGCGGCCGGCGTTCTGGTTGCCTTTGGCGTCATCTGGCTTCGACGTGGTAAGTCTGCCACCACTGTGCTCGGACGGGGAAGCGCCGCGTAATCCGCGGCGCTCTCAGCAGAACAGCTCTCCACGTCCCTTGCCCTCGGTCTGGTCGATCTGGAACCAGTCTGCGATGCGCTCGACCTCGAACATGGCTTCGCCATCGCGAAGCTGGACACGCAGCTTGTCACCCGCGAGCCCAAGGGGCTTGCCGATATAGATCCGGTTGTTTCCTGCCTCGTCGATGATGTCGATTGCGAAGCGCATGCGGCCTCCAGGTTCAGTCTTTTATGTCCGTATCTATGTATATTAGAGCCCTAGGATCATTGCCTTGAGCGAAGCTGTCTTCGCTTGAGGAGGATGCGGAGCATTGTCGGGGAGGCCTGTCGCCTGTATGTCGGGTTGATCGATCGAGGAGGCCCGATGTTCGTTATTTCCAAGCTTTTCTGGATGCTTGCCCAGCCGCTGTCTCTCGCCTGTTTCGCTATTCTCGCAGCCGCCCTTGCCCAGTTTTTCCGTCTTCGCCGAACCGGACTGGCGCTCAGTCTCGCGGCGGGCGTGATTCTTTTCGTGGTGCTGTTCACCACGGCCGGCTCCTACGCTCTGCAGGGGCTCGAGGCGCGCTTCCCCAGGCCCCAGAAGGATCCGGACACGCTTTCCTGCATGATCGTGCTGGGCGGTGCCTTCGAGACCGAGGTGACGACGAGCCGGGGCGGTATCGACCTCAATCAGGCGGCCGATCGGTTCGTAGAGGCCTTGCGGCTTGCCATGGCCTATCCGCAGGCGAAGATCCTTGTTTCGGGTGGAGACGGTTCGCTGAGCGGTGCCTATGAAGGCGACGCCGCTGCATCGCTGCGCTTCTTCGCGGCCTTCGGAATTCCCGCCGACAGGCTGATTGCCGAAAGGGATTCACGCACCACCTTCGAGAATGCGGCCTTCAGCCGCAATGTGCTCGAAGCCAAGGGGCTGAGCAATTGCCTGCTCATCACGTCGGCCTTCCACATGCCGCGATCCGTCGGCCTGTTTCGCAAGGCGGGGATAGCTGTAACGCCATGGCCGGTTGACTACCGTACCAGCGGTAAGCTCGACCTGACGCTGGACTTTACCCAGCCCACGCTCAACACACAGCAGACATCGACCGCCGTGCGTGAATGGATCGGCCTTGCTGCCTATTACATGACCGGCAGGATCGACACGCTTTATCCCGCGCCGTAACGCGGACGGCAGGCTTATTTCTTGGAAATGGTCAGGAATTTGGTGCCGCGCACCCGCACCGTCATCTGGCAGGGCTCGCTGTCGGTGCGGTCGCAGAAGCGCGGATGCATTTTCAGAATGAAGACCTTGTTGCCGAATCGCTGGATGAAATCGTAGCCGTAGATCTGGGCTGTGGCGATCATGAAGTAGCCGCCTTCCTTGACCTGCAGATAGAAATTGTGGGGGCAGCCATCGGCCGTGCAGTCGGGGCCGCGTGTGCCGTCGCAGGAGATATCGCCCTCATTGACCACGGCATCGATCAGGGTGTCGTTGTTGATGTCGATCCGGTCGATGAAGCTGGGACCGTACTCTACGTTTCCGCACCGCTTCTTGAAGTGCTCCTTCTCGTATATTTCAGGATCGCTGATAAGCTGCTGCTGACCGAAGGAGGCCGAGGGCGCGGCAAGCAGGAGGGCGATTTGCAATGTGGCAAGCAACAGGTATTTCACGTCGTTTGTCCCGGCGAGATGGAAATGTCGCGGCCATCCTTGCAGGGGCTGCTTGCGCGACACTGACGCTTGCGGCGGATTCTTGATCACATCGGGCGGAAAGGCTTTTCATGTCGTTGCTGGGGTTTCTCGACTATGCGGGTGTTGCAGTTTTTGCGGC
The window above is part of the Rhizobium sp. ACO-34A genome. Proteins encoded here:
- a CDS encoding TIGR02300 family protein, with the protein product MAKAELGTKRTDPDTGKKFYDLNKNPIVSPYTGKSWPLSYFEETSAASIMEKAEEEEVAEVDAENTEVELVSLEDADDNGGGDDLPDMGDDDVELDDDDDDTFLEADEDDDDDDMSGIIGVTGDEDEV